A genomic stretch from Aerococcaceae bacterium zg-1292 includes:
- a CDS encoding phenylalanine--tRNA ligase subunit beta, which translates to MYLSREWLSEFVDLSNVSAVALADKMSRSGIEIEGVDNVGENLTNLVVGEVVECVNHPNSDHLHITKVDVGDGVLRQIVCGAPNVHTGAKVIVALEGAVLPGDFKIKKSKLRGEVSEGMLCALQELGFKANVVPKQYADGLFLLPQDAPVGESVVTYLQLDDPILELSITPNRADALSMRGAAFEVGAVINQPVTLNATMETSFATNTQLLDAVTVEVPEAANAPRYQLRVIKNVTVAESPIWLQMRLMKAGIRPINNIVDVTNYCLMLFGQPMHAFDYDTLANQSIRVETGTAGEVFQTLDGIKRTLAATDLVIKSGDTPIALAGVMGGAATEVSDKTNTVLLETAVFDRLSVRKTANKFNLRSESSLRFEKGINLATIDEAGEYAAHLIAQLGHGEVEPSVKEVNTLTVDSPTITLDYDVIERRLGIQVTPEELKTIFNRLGFLSDIAEDRFSVTIPPRRWDIAIEADVLEEIARIYGYDNIPTTLPTVPSTPGKLSDKQRFVRQTRQIAEGLGLNQTISYVLTSPAAVEWIRSEEPVVSLALPMSEERSVLRQSLFPALVEIAKYNHARQNSPLAFYEMGKVYFGQGENQQPKEAERLAFLVSGVSQSTSWYQSAQTYDFFSMKGILETYFEAIRVSNHIQYQATQRFDVLHPGRAAEVLLDGQVIGFFGQLHPAFAKEQDVPEATYYAELDFDALLAYNRPALVQSLIPKYPSTTRDLALLVPITLSQQTLVNIIKANGGAYLRSVELFDRFVDLKIGEDNQSLAYRLTFQNPEKTLTEEEVVNAMNRITTALSEVDGLEIR; encoded by the coding sequence ATGTATTTATCGAGAGAATGGTTATCAGAATTTGTGGATTTATCCAATGTTTCCGCAGTCGCATTAGCCGATAAAATGTCACGCAGCGGGATTGAAATCGAGGGTGTTGATAATGTCGGTGAAAATCTGACGAATTTAGTAGTCGGGGAAGTTGTCGAATGTGTTAATCATCCCAATAGCGACCATTTACATATAACGAAAGTAGATGTCGGTGACGGGGTATTACGACAAATCGTTTGCGGCGCACCGAATGTGCATACTGGTGCAAAAGTGATTGTGGCATTAGAAGGCGCTGTGCTACCCGGAGATTTTAAAATTAAAAAAAGTAAATTACGTGGTGAAGTATCTGAAGGAATGTTGTGTGCGTTACAAGAGCTAGGTTTTAAAGCTAATGTCGTACCGAAACAATATGCAGATGGCTTATTCTTATTACCACAAGATGCTCCAGTGGGTGAGAGCGTGGTTACTTATTTACAACTCGATGACCCTATCTTAGAGCTATCGATTACGCCTAACCGTGCGGATGCCTTGTCTATGCGTGGTGCTGCCTTTGAAGTCGGTGCCGTGATTAATCAACCTGTAACCTTAAATGCTACCATGGAGACATCATTTGCAACAAACACTCAATTACTAGATGCAGTGACCGTTGAAGTTCCTGAAGCAGCAAACGCACCGCGTTATCAATTACGTGTGATTAAAAATGTAACAGTAGCTGAAAGTCCAATTTGGTTACAAATGCGCTTGATGAAAGCAGGTATCCGTCCGATTAATAATATTGTTGACGTGACAAACTACTGCTTAATGCTTTTTGGTCAACCGATGCACGCCTTTGATTACGATACGTTAGCAAATCAATCAATTCGTGTAGAAACAGGGACAGCGGGGGAAGTATTTCAAACATTAGATGGTATAAAACGTACCTTAGCCGCTACGGACTTAGTTATCAAATCTGGTGACACGCCGATTGCTTTAGCTGGTGTCATGGGTGGGGCAGCCACTGAAGTGTCTGATAAGACCAATACAGTCTTATTAGAAACTGCCGTGTTTGACCGTTTATCAGTGCGTAAAACTGCGAATAAATTTAATTTACGTTCGGAATCCAGCTTACGCTTTGAAAAAGGGATTAATCTTGCAACCATTGATGAGGCTGGAGAGTACGCTGCGCATTTAATCGCACAATTAGGTCACGGTGAAGTCGAACCGAGTGTCAAAGAAGTGAACACGTTGACGGTTGATTCACCGACGATAACTCTTGATTATGATGTTATTGAGCGTCGTTTAGGTATTCAGGTAACGCCGGAAGAATTAAAAACTATTTTTAATCGTCTTGGGTTTTTGAGCGACATTGCAGAGGACCGTTTTTCAGTGACAATTCCGCCTCGTCGTTGGGATATTGCAATCGAAGCCGACGTATTGGAAGAGATTGCCCGTATTTATGGTTATGATAATATTCCAACAACTTTACCGACAGTGCCGAGCACGCCAGGTAAATTAAGTGACAAGCAACGTTTCGTTCGACAAACACGTCAAATTGCAGAAGGTTTAGGGTTAAATCAAACGATTAGTTATGTTTTAACGTCACCAGCAGCAGTTGAATGGATAAGAAGTGAAGAGCCTGTCGTTTCATTAGCCCTACCGATGAGCGAAGAACGTTCCGTGTTGCGCCAAAGTTTATTCCCAGCATTAGTGGAAATCGCAAAATACAATCATGCACGTCAAAATAGTCCCCTTGCCTTTTATGAAATGGGTAAAGTCTACTTTGGACAAGGTGAAAACCAGCAACCAAAAGAAGCAGAGCGTTTAGCATTTTTAGTGTCAGGAGTTAGTCAATCGACATCATGGTATCAATCGGCACAAACCTATGATTTCTTTAGTATGAAGGGGATTTTAGAAACATATTTTGAAGCGATTCGTGTATCCAACCATATTCAATATCAAGCGACACAACGTTTTGATGTGTTACACCCAGGTCGTGCGGCAGAAGTATTATTAGACGGACAAGTTATCGGCTTTTTTGGACAATTACATCCAGCATTTGCTAAAGAGCAAGATGTGCCAGAAGCAACTTATTATGCAGAGTTAGACTTTGACGCATTATTAGCTTACAATCGTCCGGCATTAGTGCAGTCATTGATTCCAAAATATCCGTCAACAACACGTGATTTGGCTTTATTAGTACCAATAACATTATCGCAACAAACATTGGTGAATATTATTAAAGCAAATGGCGGCGCGTACTTACGTTCAGTCGAATTATTTGACCGCTTTGTAGACTTAAAAATTGGTGAAGATAATCAATCGCTCGCTTACCGCTTAACCTTCCAAAATCCAGAAAAAACATTGACGGAAGAAGAAGTTGTCAATGCAATGAATCGTATTACAACAGCTCTATCAGAAGTCGATGGCTTAGAAATTAGATAG
- a CDS encoding threonine ammonia-lyase, producing MTNKILEALPFHRFSDARHQLKDVLNPTNLIYSDFFSELIDAAVYLKPENLQRTGSYKVRGAYYKIANLTKEQKKKGLIAASAGNHAQGVAFAARALGVKATIVMPENTPLLKINKTRKLGAQVVLSGELFDDAAAKAHELAELHDLTYIPPFDDLDVIAGQGTIAFELLDELPDVDVILVPIGGGGLASGVARLAKLLKPSVQVIGVEPSGAASMKLSLEKGAVQSFPNVQTIADGVAVKTPGKLTYEIVSTCIDQIITVEDVNLIDSFLSMVEQHKLVCENAGLITIAALFKLKEQLKGKNVISIISGGNIDVLTINSLVQRGLYIRDRVFTFVADISDKPGELEHITRLIAEEKGNIIRFEHDQFSILERFSEVSVSITVETYGAEHKAQIIQALKDKGYHISLVERHYKE from the coding sequence ATGACCAATAAGATATTAGAAGCATTACCGTTTCACCGTTTTTCTGACGCACGTCATCAACTAAAAGATGTTCTCAATCCAACGAATTTAATTTATAGTGATTTCTTTTCTGAGTTGATAGATGCGGCAGTATATTTAAAACCGGAAAATTTACAACGAACGGGTTCGTATAAGGTCAGAGGCGCCTATTACAAAATTGCCAATTTGACGAAAGAACAGAAAAAAAAGGGATTAATTGCTGCGAGTGCAGGTAACCATGCCCAGGGCGTTGCCTTTGCGGCACGAGCATTAGGTGTAAAGGCAACGATTGTTATGCCGGAAAATACCCCATTGTTAAAAATTAACAAGACACGTAAGTTAGGTGCGCAAGTTGTATTAAGTGGTGAATTATTTGATGATGCAGCAGCAAAAGCGCATGAATTAGCTGAATTGCATGATTTAACTTATATTCCACCGTTTGACGATTTGGATGTCATTGCCGGTCAAGGAACGATTGCCTTTGAATTGTTGGATGAATTACCAGATGTTGATGTTATCCTTGTACCCATTGGCGGTGGTGGTTTAGCCAGTGGTGTTGCTCGTTTAGCCAAATTACTAAAACCTTCGGTACAAGTGATTGGTGTCGAACCTTCGGGTGCAGCCTCAATGAAACTTTCCCTTGAAAAAGGCGCAGTCCAAAGTTTTCCAAATGTCCAAACCATTGCTGATGGCGTGGCGGTCAAGACACCAGGTAAGTTAACTTATGAGATTGTATCGACGTGTATTGACCAAATTATTACCGTAGAAGATGTTAATTTAATTGATTCTTTCTTAAGTATGGTCGAGCAGCACAAATTAGTTTGCGAAAATGCGGGACTCATTACAATCGCAGCATTATTTAAACTAAAAGAACAGCTGAAAGGTAAAAATGTTATCAGTATTATTAGCGGCGGAAACATTGACGTATTGACGATTAATAGTCTCGTGCAACGTGGCTTATACATCCGTGACCGCGTCTTTACCTTTGTTGCCGATATCAGTGATAAACCAGGAGAGTTAGAGCATATTACGCGATTGATTGCGGAAGAAAAAGGGAATATTATTCGTTTTGAGCACGACCAGTTTTCAATTCTTGAACGCTTTAGTGAAGTGAGTGTCAGTATCACGGTCGAAACGTACGGTGCAGAGCATAAGGCACAGATTATTCAAGCGTTAAAAGATAAGGGATATCATATCTCATTGGTGGAGCGACATTATAAAGAATGA
- a CDS encoding heavy metal translocating P-type ATPase: MKSWIKQNIQLLCTISCAIFIVIGLILQGNNPSLAAICFILGFVIGGWQAAYEGIYELIIERHLSVDILMILAAIGAGIIGYWLEGALLIFIFSLSGTLEYLTMRKSRQTIEALLSLAPQVVRVEQSGHIVEVPIEDVAVGSRIHVRKGDIVPLDGILLSDEAYINEASITGESFPIDKVMHDKLISGTLNSGEPFYMENQATYADSYFNRIVKMVKTAQENQSATDKSVNRIENTYVKTVLVAVPLFIIFSASVLHWGWTHAFYRGMVLLTVASPCALVASASPANLSALSRAAKNGILMKGSDTFDALKRVDAICFDKTGTLTVGQPSVVTSHIAPEVDKQLLSQIVVSAEQHSTHPIALALLNHLDASALSDVTIEDMTGKGIQIIQHSDIWKIGKYDFALEHSAVDNTILQAITDLQSKGHTLIFVSRNQQFAGYFALSDVIKPQAREMIAELKKLGITSIMLTGDQEKTARYVAEQVGIDTIKANCLPADKLDYLQQLQEQGKTVAMVGDGINDAPALALANIGIAMGSGTDVAIETSDIILMKDDLEQLPFLFHLTQRMHGIVNINLIFSLSIIVLLILANVFQYINLPLGVVGHEGSTILVILNGLRLLSFRHNKN, translated from the coding sequence ATGAAATCGTGGATTAAACAGAATATACAATTATTATGTACAATTAGTTGTGCCATTTTTATTGTCATTGGCTTAATACTTCAAGGAAATAATCCAAGTCTTGCGGCTATCTGCTTCATCTTAGGATTTGTCATTGGAGGATGGCAAGCTGCCTATGAAGGAATCTATGAGTTAATCATTGAACGGCATTTGTCGGTAGATATCTTAATGATACTTGCAGCGATTGGCGCCGGAATTATCGGTTATTGGTTAGAAGGTGCTTTATTAATTTTTATCTTCTCATTATCCGGAACACTTGAATATTTAACTATGCGTAAAAGCCGTCAAACAATTGAAGCATTATTATCATTAGCGCCACAAGTCGTACGCGTCGAACAAAGCGGTCACATTGTAGAAGTACCGATTGAAGACGTAGCGGTTGGTAGTCGCATCCATGTGCGTAAAGGTGATATTGTGCCACTTGATGGTATTTTATTATCGGATGAAGCCTACATTAATGAAGCATCAATTACTGGTGAATCCTTTCCTATCGATAAAGTAATGCATGATAAATTAATTAGTGGAACATTAAATAGTGGCGAACCTTTTTATATGGAGAACCAAGCGACGTACGCTGATTCGTATTTTAACCGGATTGTAAAAATGGTAAAAACCGCTCAAGAAAATCAATCAGCAACTGACAAGTCCGTCAACCGTATCGAAAACACTTACGTTAAAACCGTTTTGGTAGCGGTACCGCTGTTTATTATCTTTAGTGCTTCTGTATTACATTGGGGTTGGACTCATGCATTTTACCGCGGCATGGTATTATTGACAGTTGCTTCTCCATGTGCCTTAGTAGCAAGTGCCAGCCCTGCCAATCTATCCGCCTTAAGTCGTGCCGCTAAAAACGGTATTTTGATGAAAGGAAGCGATACATTTGATGCGTTGAAGCGTGTTGATGCCATTTGCTTTGATAAAACAGGGACATTGACCGTCGGTCAACCGAGTGTCGTCACTTCTCATATTGCACCAGAAGTAGATAAACAGTTGTTATCTCAGATTGTCGTCAGTGCTGAACAACATTCGACTCACCCTATCGCTTTAGCATTACTCAATCATTTAGACGCTTCAGCTTTGAGTGATGTGACGATTGAAGACATGACTGGTAAAGGAATTCAAATTATTCAACACAGCGATATATGGAAAATTGGTAAATATGATTTTGCACTGGAACATTCAGCCGTGGACAATACAATCCTACAAGCGATCACCGACTTACAATCAAAAGGTCATACATTGATTTTTGTTTCACGCAATCAACAATTCGCGGGCTACTTCGCATTGAGTGATGTCATTAAACCTCAAGCACGTGAAATGATTGCTGAATTGAAAAAACTAGGTATTACTTCTATCATGTTAACCGGTGACCAAGAAAAAACAGCGCGTTACGTTGCTGAACAAGTAGGTATTGATACCATTAAAGCAAATTGTTTACCAGCAGATAAACTAGATTACTTACAACAGTTACAAGAACAAGGCAAAACGGTTGCAATGGTCGGTGATGGTATCAATGATGCTCCAGCACTCGCACTTGCTAATATCGGTATTGCTATGGGTAGTGGGACGGATGTTGCGATTGAAACGTCTGATATTATCTTAATGAAAGACGACCTTGAACAATTACCCTTCTTATTCCATTTAACCCAACGGATGCATGGGATTGTTAATATTAACTTAATCTTCTCATTATCTATTATAGTCTTATTAATTCTAGCAAATGTCTTCCAATATATTAATTTGCCCCTCGGTGTAGTCGGTCATGAAGGTAGTACTATTTTAGTTATACTAAACGGCTTACGATTACTGAGCTTTAGACACAATAAAAATTGA
- a CDS encoding undecaprenyl-diphosphate phosphatase, which produces MPETIDLLELIRILILSIVQGITEWLPISSTGHMILVEEFLPLASSAAFKELFMVLVQLGSIFAVVVLYFNKLNPLSLKKSPQERHDTWIIWFKVVVASIPAVLFGFILDDYMDKYLNTPLVVAAMLILYGFAFIWVESRQQSKHTHEIKTFNKLTFRDAFMIGCFQALAIIPGTSRSGATIIGALLLGSSRFIATEFSFYMSIPIMFGASLKKLLKFGFTFTHAELIYLGIGMLVAFIVSLIAIKFLLNYIKRHDFKAFGYYRIILGSIIILYFLFTGLR; this is translated from the coding sequence ATGCCTGAAACCATTGATTTACTAGAACTTATTCGTATTCTCATCTTAAGTATTGTGCAAGGAATCACCGAATGGTTACCCATTAGTAGTACCGGACATATGATTTTGGTGGAGGAATTTTTACCGCTAGCTTCAAGTGCTGCCTTTAAAGAATTATTTATGGTCCTCGTTCAACTCGGCTCGATTTTTGCCGTGGTCGTTCTTTACTTTAACAAGTTAAATCCTTTGTCCTTAAAAAAATCACCACAAGAGCGTCATGATACATGGATAATTTGGTTTAAAGTTGTCGTTGCGAGTATCCCTGCCGTATTATTCGGTTTTATCTTAGATGATTACATGGATAAATACTTAAACACTCCCCTTGTCGTCGCAGCCATGTTGATTTTATACGGTTTTGCCTTTATCTGGGTCGAATCACGCCAACAATCCAAGCATACGCATGAAATTAAAACATTTAACAAACTAACTTTTCGTGACGCCTTTATGATTGGTTGTTTTCAAGCATTAGCGATTATCCCTGGTACTTCTCGTTCAGGTGCTACGATTATCGGCGCATTATTACTGGGCTCTTCTCGTTTTATCGCTACTGAATTTTCATTTTATATGAGTATTCCGATTATGTTCGGTGCCAGCTTAAAAAAATTATTAAAATTCGGCTTTACTTTTACTCATGCTGAATTAATTTATCTCGGTATCGGTATGCTTGTGGCCTTTATTGTGTCATTAATCGCGATTAAATTCCTATTGAATTACATCAAACGTCATGACTTTAAAGCCTTTGGTTATTACCGTATTATTCTCGGCTCAATTATTATTTTGTACTTCTTATTTACAGGATTACGTTAA
- a CDS encoding PTS glucose transporter subunit IIA: MFGLFKKKKEAAQPEVKEVILYAPADGELINIESVNDVVFAQKMMGDGFAVVPTNGTISSPVAGTIVNVFPTQHAIGFKAGSLEVLLHMGIDTVSLNGEPFDTVVSENQAVTEATTVSTVDLAALEAEGKDNAMIVIFTNGIDVIDSFELTASGTVTKGQVIGKVVLK; this comes from the coding sequence ATGTTTGGATTGTTTAAAAAGAAAAAAGAAGCAGCACAACCAGAAGTAAAAGAAGTTATCTTATATGCACCAGCTGATGGTGAATTAATTAATATTGAAAGTGTTAATGATGTGGTATTTGCACAAAAAATGATGGGTGATGGTTTCGCAGTCGTGCCAACCAATGGTACCATTTCATCACCAGTAGCAGGTACAATTGTCAATGTCTTCCCAACACAACATGCGATTGGTTTTAAAGCCGGTTCATTAGAAGTATTATTACATATGGGAATTGATACTGTGTCATTAAATGGCGAGCCATTTGACACAGTGGTATCAGAAAACCAAGCAGTGACTGAAGCAACAACTGTTTCAACCGTTGATTTAGCCGCTTTAGAAGCTGAAGGCAAAGACAATGCAATGATTGTCATCTTTACAAATGGTATTGATGTTATCGATTCATTCGAGTTAACTGCATCAGGTACTGTAACTAAAGGCCAAGTGATTGGTAAAGTTGTATTGAAATAA
- a CDS encoding ATP-binding cassette domain-containing protein gives MTQIELKSITKAFKNQVLFTDFNYLFEGGKIYGLVGHNGSGKTILMKIMCGLERPNSGEVWYNQTQLIGKDISFLPRLGTILETPGFLDNNTGFENLKQLALIDNKIDDQVIKQTMAHFGLDPLSKKKVKAYSLGMRQKLALSQAIMENPDILILDEPMNGLDKASVQIVRELLVTLKSQGKLIILASHTQEDIKLLCDEVIDVTQYHGE, from the coding sequence ATGACACAAATTGAACTAAAATCCATTACAAAAGCATTTAAAAACCAAGTGTTATTCACTGATTTCAATTATCTTTTTGAAGGTGGAAAAATCTATGGACTTGTCGGGCACAATGGGTCAGGAAAAACAATTTTGATGAAAATAATGTGTGGCTTAGAGCGTCCGAATTCAGGTGAAGTTTGGTACAATCAAACACAATTAATCGGTAAAGATATTTCGTTTCTTCCGAGGTTGGGAACGATATTAGAGACACCAGGATTTTTGGATAATAACACTGGTTTTGAAAATCTCAAACAATTGGCATTAATTGATAATAAAATTGATGATCAAGTGATAAAGCAAACCATGGCACATTTTGGATTAGATCCTCTCAGTAAAAAGAAAGTCAAAGCGTATTCGCTAGGTATGCGACAAAAGCTGGCTTTGTCACAAGCTATTATGGAGAATCCAGATATCTTAATATTGGATGAACCGATGAATGGTTTAGATAAAGCATCCGTACAGATTGTAAGAGAATTATTAGTTACTTTAAAAAGTCAAGGGAAGTTAATTATTCTTGCCTCGCATACGCAAGAAGATATTAAATTGCTCTGTGATGAAGTGATTGATGTGACGCAATATCATGGTGAGTAG
- a CDS encoding DUF1846 domain-containing protein encodes MMQIGFDSEKYLDEQSQYIKERVAQYDKLYLEFGGKLMGDFHAMRVLPGFDPDGKIKLLARLKDQAEIIICIYAGDIENKKVRSDFGITYDQDVLRMIDDLRHWDLTVNSVVITRYNGQSAAQQLKTTLERRGLTVYTHGHTQGYPMDVDTIVSDAGYGKNTYIPTTKPLVVVTAPGPNSGKLGTCLSQLYHEVQHGRTAGYAKFETFPVWNLPLKHPVNIAYEAATADLEDVNMIDTFHFEHYGVTTVNYNRDIEAFPLLRRILTKISKTDVPYYSPTDMGVNRVGFAITDDAVVQEAAKQEIIRRYFASQTEYKKGLVSVETAQRSKLIMDEMGLTTEDRPVVQASRAKSLREDVPVVALELNDGTIVTGKHSEVMSASAACVLNSIKHLANISDDLHLLAPMILEAIDQLNTGVLQRRHHVLNTTEVLIALSMSAVTNPSASAALKQLTNLRHLQAHSTVINTKADEEAYRNLGIMITSDAEFANDQLYYGG; translated from the coding sequence TTGATGCAAATCGGATTTGATAGCGAAAAATACCTCGATGAACAAAGCCAATATATCAAAGAGCGCGTGGCTCAGTATGACAAACTGTATTTAGAGTTCGGTGGCAAACTAATGGGTGACTTCCACGCAATGCGCGTCTTACCTGGATTTGACCCAGATGGCAAGATTAAACTATTAGCACGCTTAAAAGACCAGGCAGAAATTATTATTTGTATTTATGCAGGTGATATTGAAAATAAAAAAGTGCGTAGTGACTTCGGCATTACTTATGACCAAGATGTGTTACGGATGATTGATGACTTGCGTCACTGGGATTTGACCGTAAATAGCGTGGTGATTACACGTTACAATGGTCAATCCGCTGCGCAACAATTGAAAACCACATTGGAACGCCGTGGATTGACCGTTTACACACATGGCCATACACAAGGTTATCCAATGGATGTCGATACGATTGTTAGCGACGCCGGTTATGGTAAAAATACCTACATCCCAACAACAAAACCGCTCGTGGTAGTGACGGCACCAGGTCCAAATAGCGGCAAGCTGGGCACTTGCTTGAGTCAACTCTACCATGAAGTACAACATGGTCGTACTGCTGGCTATGCCAAATTTGAAACATTCCCTGTGTGGAACTTACCATTGAAACACCCGGTAAATATCGCTTACGAAGCTGCGACAGCTGATTTAGAAGATGTTAACATGATTGACACTTTCCATTTTGAGCACTATGGCGTAACAACAGTTAACTATAATCGTGATATTGAAGCATTTCCACTCTTACGACGCATCTTAACTAAAATTAGTAAAACAGATGTGCCATACTACTCACCTACGGATATGGGTGTTAACCGTGTTGGTTTTGCGATTACTGATGATGCTGTTGTTCAAGAGGCGGCTAAACAAGAAATTATTCGCCGCTATTTTGCATCACAAACAGAGTACAAAAAAGGTTTAGTCTCCGTAGAAACTGCACAGCGTAGTAAACTAATTATGGATGAAATGGGATTAACGACAGAGGACCGCCCAGTTGTCCAAGCCTCACGCGCAAAATCTTTACGAGAAGACGTGCCGGTGGTTGCTTTAGAACTAAACGATGGAACAATTGTGACTGGTAAACACAGTGAAGTGATGAGCGCATCAGCCGCTTGTGTGTTAAATAGCATTAAGCATTTAGCTAATATCAGTGATGATTTACATTTACTCGCACCGATGATTTTAGAAGCCATTGACCAGCTTAATACAGGTGTTTTACAACGTCGTCATCATGTGTTAAACACCACCGAAGTATTAATTGCGTTAAGTATGTCGGCTGTGACTAATCCATCCGCATCCGCAGCTCTAAAACAACTAACCAACCTGCGTCATCTGCAAGCACACAGTACCGTCATTAATACAAAAGCTGATGAGGAAGCCTATCGTAATTTAGGTATTATGATAACGAGTGATGCAGAATTTGCGAATGACCAGTTATATTATGGCGGGTAA